In Carassius gibelio isolate Cgi1373 ecotype wild population from Czech Republic chromosome B13, carGib1.2-hapl.c, whole genome shotgun sequence, one genomic interval encodes:
- the LOC127970186 gene encoding calmodulin-1 has product MADQLTEEQIAEFKEAFSLFDKDGDGTITTKELGTVMRSLGQNPTEAELQDMINEVDADGNGTIDFPEFLTMMARKMKDTDSEEEIREAFRVFDKDGNGYISAAELRHVMTNLGEKLTDEEVDEMIREADIDGDGQVNYEEFVQMMTAK; this is encoded by the exons ATG GCTGACCAGTTGACAGAAGAGCAGATTGCCG AATTCAAAGAGGCTTTCTCACTGTTTGACAAGGACGGCGATGGCACCATCACGACCAAAGAGCTGGGGACGGTCATGCGCTCGCTCGGACAGAATCCAACAGAGGCCGAGCTGCAGGACATGATCAATGAAGTGGATGCTGATG GAAATGGGACGATAGACTTCCCCGAGTTCCTGACCATGATGGCGAGGAAGATGAAGGACACAGACAGCGAGGAGGAGATCAGAGAAGCGTTCCGTGTCTTTGATAAG GATGGGAATGGTTACATCAGTGCAGCTGAACTGCGTCACGTCATGACCAACCTCGGAGAGAAGCTGACCGATGAAGAGGTTGATGAGATGATCAGAGAAGCAGACATTGATGGAGACGGACAGGTTAACTACGAAG AATTTGTACAGATGATGACGGCGAAATGA